From the genome of Scytonema hofmannii PCC 7110, one region includes:
- the clpP gene encoding ATP-dependent Clp endopeptidase proteolytic subunit ClpP, with product MIPIVIEQSGRGERAFDIYSRLLRERIIFLGQQIDDTVANLIVAQLLFLDAEDSEKDIYMYINSPGGSVTAGMGMYDTMKHIRPDICTICTGLAASMGAFLLSAGTKGKRMSLPHSRIMIHQPLGGAQGQATDIEIQAREILYHKRKLNEYLAEHTGQPLEKITEDTERDFFMSPHEAKDYGLIDQVIDRHSAGSRPMAVVSQ from the coding sequence ATGATTCCAATTGTTATAGAACAATCAGGTCGTGGCGAACGCGCCTTTGATATCTACTCACGTCTTTTACGCGAGCGCATCATCTTTTTAGGACAACAAATTGATGACACTGTGGCTAACTTGATTGTTGCCCAACTGCTGTTTTTAGACGCAGAAGACTCGGAGAAAGATATATATATGTACATCAACTCTCCTGGTGGTTCGGTAACGGCGGGAATGGGTATGTATGATACTATGAAGCACATCCGCCCAGATATCTGTACAATTTGTACAGGATTGGCGGCAAGTATGGGCGCTTTCCTCCTCAGTGCTGGTACAAAAGGTAAGCGGATGAGTTTACCTCATTCCCGAATTATGATTCACCAACCATTGGGTGGTGCTCAAGGACAAGCAACTGATATTGAAATTCAGGCACGGGAAATCCTTTACCACAAGCGCAAGCTAAATGAATATTTAGCCGAGCATACCGGTCAACCATTAGAAAAAATTACTGAGGACACAGAAAGAGACTTCTTTATGTCACCTCATGAAGCAAAAGACTATGGCTTAATCGACCAAGTGATTGATCGCCATTCTGCTGGTAGCCGCCCAATGGCTGTGGTTAGTCAGTAA
- the ilvN gene encoding acetolactate synthase small subunit — MKHTLSVLVEDEAGVLSRISGLFARRGFNIESLAVGPAEQSGISRITMVVQGDDRVIEQLTKQLYKLINVLKVQDVTEIPCVERELMLLKVNATSSNRSEIVELSQIFRARVVDVAEDSLTLEVVGDPGKMVAIVQVLQKFGLREIARTGKIALTRESGVNTELLKSLEVKV, encoded by the coding sequence ATGAAACATACCCTTTCAGTACTTGTAGAGGATGAGGCGGGAGTTCTTTCCCGTATTTCTGGATTATTTGCCCGTCGCGGCTTTAATATTGAAAGCCTCGCCGTAGGTCCGGCAGAACAATCAGGTATTTCCCGAATTACGATGGTTGTCCAAGGAGATGACCGCGTAATCGAGCAACTTACCAAGCAGCTTTATAAGCTCATCAATGTCCTGAAGGTGCAGGATGTGACTGAGATTCCTTGTGTAGAGCGAGAACTGATGTTGCTTAAGGTCAATGCTACAAGCAGTAACCGTTCGGAAATTGTGGAATTGTCGCAGATTTTCCGAGCAAGAGTGGTAGACGTGGCAGAGGATTCTCTAACTTTAGAAGTTGTCGGAGATCCAGGGAAGATGGTAGCGATCGTGCAGGTGTTGCAAAAATTTGGGTTGAGAGAAATAGCTCGCACTGGCAAAATTGCTTTGACTCGTGAGTCTGGGGTGAATACAGAGCTACTCAAGTCTTTGGAAGTCAAGGTTTAG
- a CDS encoding polysaccharide biosynthesis protein, with amino-acid sequence MTSHTVNQKSKNSLLSALLKLRNRHLFICDITIFSVTPLLALLLRLDGNLDIATYISDLALVTTLFLFAKISVFWSFGFYRRYWRYASIEELVDIAMLMAVAVASQTLLFNVLVYTNLMSDGIPPLLPLIDGMLSFFFIVALRFSIRVVERASLWRATINPRERVLIVGAGSGGVSLVEEMQSNPQQGFYPVAFIDDNPKKLHARIRGIPVVGDRYEIPDTVKALDIHKVIIAMPTVRGQVIREIVDICKATGIQTSTLPGIHEILNGRVRVDSIRDVRIEDLLRREPIQTEIERVSQFLQGKKVLITGAGGSIGSELCRQIFKCCPAEMILVGHGENSVFNIQQELEQAVQAIKNDNKEQRQTPHLSAFIADIRFQERLKQAFEQFQPDVIFHAAAHKHVPLMELNPAEAITNNVVGTKNLLNLALQYDVKHFVMISTDKAVNPTNVMGASKRTAEMLVLQAARESGRAYVAVRFGNVLGSRGSVVPTFKKQIVAGGPVTVTHPDICRYFMTIPEAVQLVLQAAVLGCSGEVLMMNMGEPVKIVDLAKELIHLSGYEVNKDIDIVFTGLRPGEKLYEELFISGEEYEPTEHEKLFVVKNASRIIPEYLGAYIEYLCKAANQNDVNSILLWLEKLVPGYKPQSLQKAQALDVLKNSNCISNSKIDCLVNLGT; translated from the coding sequence ATGACTTCTCACACTGTCAATCAAAAATCAAAAAACAGTTTATTAAGCGCACTGTTGAAACTTAGAAACCGTCACTTGTTCATTTGCGATATCACTATTTTCTCTGTTACGCCATTATTAGCTCTGCTTTTGCGTTTGGATGGCAATCTTGATATCGCTACTTACATATCAGATCTAGCGCTGGTAACCACACTATTTTTATTTGCCAAAATTAGTGTATTTTGGAGTTTTGGTTTTTACAGGCGTTATTGGCGTTATGCCAGTATTGAGGAACTAGTAGATATAGCCATGCTGATGGCAGTTGCGGTAGCGAGCCAAACCTTATTATTTAATGTTTTGGTTTACACAAACTTGATGAGCGATGGAATACCGCCATTGCTGCCATTAATAGATGGTATGCTTTCGTTTTTTTTCATTGTGGCACTGCGTTTTAGTATTAGGGTTGTGGAAAGAGCTAGTCTGTGGCGTGCAACCATAAATCCACGAGAACGCGTGCTGATAGTTGGCGCTGGTAGTGGAGGGGTTTCTCTGGTAGAAGAAATGCAAAGCAATCCTCAACAGGGTTTTTATCCTGTTGCCTTCATCGATGATAATCCTAAAAAATTACACGCAAGGATCCGGGGTATTCCTGTGGTAGGCGATCGCTATGAAATTCCTGATACAGTCAAAGCTCTTGATATCCATAAGGTTATCATTGCCATGCCTACAGTTCGAGGACAAGTCATTCGAGAAATCGTAGATATTTGTAAAGCCACAGGAATTCAAACCAGCACTTTACCAGGGATACATGAAATCCTTAATGGGCGCGTGCGAGTAGACAGCATAAGAGATGTCAGGATTGAAGATTTGCTCAGAAGAGAACCAATACAGACAGAGATAGAACGAGTATCTCAATTTCTTCAAGGCAAAAAAGTACTAATTACAGGAGCCGGTGGGTCTATTGGTAGCGAACTTTGCCGTCAAATTTTCAAATGTTGCCCTGCTGAAATGATTCTGGTAGGACATGGAGAGAATTCTGTATTCAACATTCAACAAGAGCTTGAACAGGCTGTCCAAGCCATCAAAAATGACAACAAAGAACAAAGACAGACCCCTCATCTTTCTGCCTTCATAGCTGATATTCGCTTCCAAGAACGTCTAAAACAGGCTTTTGAGCAATTCCAGCCTGACGTCATCTTTCATGCTGCAGCTCACAAGCACGTCCCTTTAATGGAGTTAAATCCAGCAGAAGCAATTACTAACAATGTAGTTGGAACAAAAAATTTGCTGAACTTAGCATTGCAATATGACGTTAAACATTTTGTAATGATTTCCACAGACAAAGCAGTTAACCCTACTAATGTCATGGGGGCGAGTAAAAGAACTGCTGAAATGTTAGTGCTGCAAGCCGCAAGAGAAAGTGGCAGAGCTTACGTTGCTGTTCGTTTTGGTAACGTTTTGGGTAGTCGTGGGAGTGTTGTACCTACTTTTAAAAAACAAATTGTAGCTGGTGGTCCAGTAACTGTGACTCATCCTGACATCTGCCGCTATTTTATGACTATCCCAGAAGCTGTTCAACTGGTTTTGCAGGCTGCAGTGCTTGGTTGCAGTGGTGAAGTGCTGATGATGAATATGGGCGAACCTGTCAAAATTGTGGATTTAGCCAAAGAACTCATTCACCTTTCTGGGTATGAAGTCAATAAAGACATTGATATTGTATTTACAGGTTTGCGTCCTGGAGAAAAGTTATATGAGGAACTATTTATTTCAGGAGAAGAGTACGAACCAACAGAACACGAAAAATTGTTTGTTGTTAAAAATGCCAGCCGTATTATTCCAGAATATTTAGGAGCTTATATAGAATATTTGTGTAAAGCAGCAAATCAGAATGATGTTAATTCAATCCTATTGTGGCTTGAGAAACTTGTACCAGGTTACAAACCTCAATCCTTACAAAAGGCTCAAGCATTGGATGTTCTTAAAAATAGTAATTGCATAAGCAATTCAAAGATTGATTGTTTGGTAAACTTAGGAACATGA
- a CDS encoding thioredoxin domain-containing protein, translating into MTNRLAQAQSLYLRKHAENPIDWWSWCDEALFTAKVQNKPIFLSIGYSSCHWCTVMEGEAFSDLAIAEYMNANFLPIKVDREERPDIDSIYMQALQMMSGQGGWPLNVFISPEDLVPFYAGTYFPLEPRYGRPGFLQVLQAIRHYYDTEKDDLRDRKATILESLLTSAVLESGGVTETQDIELLHKGWETCTGIITSNQYGNSFPMIPYAELALRGTRFEWQESRYDGKQVSAQRGLDLALGGIYDHVAGGFHRYTVDPTWTVPHFEKMLYDNGQIVEYLANLWSAGIQEPAFEEAIAGTVQWLKREMISPNGFFYAAQDADSFTNPAHAEPEEGAFYVWSYSELQQLLAPDELTELQQEFTVTPNGNFEDKNVLQRLHQGKLSESLKTALGKLFVARYGFATDMTDEALHISATKSDATFPPARNNQEAKTRNWQGRIPAVTDTKMIVAWNSLMISGLARAYGVFQREEYLELAARAANFILNNQFVDGRFHRLNYESQPTTLAQSEDYAFFIKALLDLHQVSLGREDNSPNSQLPIAPYPQRGPHLPHSPSYWLEKAIAVQFEFHEYLWSVELGGYFNTSSDASQDLIVRERSYADNATPSANGVAIANLVRLALLTDDLHCLDLAEQALNAFRSVMNRAPQACPSLFTALDWYRNCTLIRTSEEQIKSLVPTYLPSAVFVSTSKLPHGSVGLVCQGLKCLPAPENVEQFLQQLQKSLTRVSNQ; encoded by the coding sequence ATGACTAATCGTCTTGCTCAAGCTCAAAGCCTGTACCTACGCAAACACGCTGAAAACCCCATTGATTGGTGGTCTTGGTGTGATGAGGCACTCTTCACTGCAAAAGTGCAGAACAAACCAATATTTCTTTCCATTGGCTATTCTAGTTGCCATTGGTGTACTGTGATGGAAGGAGAAGCATTTTCCGACCTAGCAATAGCTGAGTATATGAACGCCAACTTTCTTCCTATTAAGGTGGATAGGGAAGAAAGACCTGATATTGACAGCATCTATATGCAAGCTTTGCAAATGATGAGCGGTCAAGGGGGTTGGCCTTTAAACGTGTTTATCTCACCAGAGGATTTAGTACCTTTCTATGCAGGGACTTACTTTCCATTAGAACCACGCTACGGTCGCCCTGGCTTTTTACAAGTTCTGCAAGCAATCCGCCATTATTACGATACAGAAAAAGATGATTTGCGCGATCGCAAAGCCACTATTCTTGAGTCACTCTTAACTTCAGCAGTGTTGGAATCGGGAGGCGTAACAGAAACTCAAGATATTGAGTTATTGCACAAAGGCTGGGAGACTTGTACTGGAATTATTACATCCAATCAATACGGCAATAGCTTCCCAATGATTCCTTATGCAGAATTGGCATTGCGAGGAACTCGATTTGAATGGCAAGAATCTCGTTATGATGGCAAGCAAGTGTCCGCCCAAAGGGGTCTGGATCTTGCACTTGGGGGGATTTACGACCACGTAGCGGGGGGCTTTCATCGCTATACTGTCGATCCCACATGGACAGTACCGCATTTTGAAAAGATGCTTTACGACAATGGGCAGATTGTGGAGTATCTGGCAAATTTGTGGAGCGCGGGAATACAAGAACCTGCTTTTGAAGAAGCGATCGCCGGGACTGTTCAATGGTTAAAGCGGGAGATGATCTCACCAAACGGATTCTTCTATGCTGCTCAAGATGCTGATAGTTTCACCAATCCAGCACATGCAGAACCTGAGGAAGGGGCATTTTACGTTTGGAGTTACAGCGAATTGCAGCAACTGCTTGCTCCAGATGAACTAACAGAATTACAACAAGAGTTTACAGTAACGCCTAACGGGAACTTTGAAGATAAGAACGTTTTACAAAGGCTTCATCAAGGCAAGCTGAGTGAAAGTTTAAAAACAGCGTTAGGAAAATTGTTTGTTGCTCGTTATGGTTTTGCAACGGATATGACCGATGAAGCCCTACATATATCCGCTACAAAATCTGATGCTACATTTCCCCCCGCTCGCAACAATCAAGAAGCAAAAACTCGTAACTGGCAAGGACGCATTCCCGCAGTGACAGATACAAAAATGATTGTCGCTTGGAATAGCTTGATGATATCTGGTTTAGCTAGGGCATACGGGGTATTCCAAAGAGAAGAATATTTGGAACTAGCAGCAAGAGCCGCAAATTTTATTTTGAACAATCAGTTTGTAGATGGGCGCTTTCATCGTCTCAATTATGAAAGTCAGCCAACAACACTGGCGCAATCTGAAGACTACGCCTTTTTTATAAAAGCACTGCTCGATTTACATCAAGTCTCCTTGGGAAGAGAGGATAATTCTCCCAACTCCCAACTCCCCATTGCCCCTTATCCCCAGAGGGGGCCCCACCTTCCCCACTCCCCTTCCTACTGGCTGGAAAAAGCAATTGCCGTACAATTCGAGTTTCATGAATATCTTTGGAGTGTAGAACTCGGAGGATACTTCAATACATCAAGTGACGCCAGCCAAGATTTGATTGTGCGCGAACGCAGTTATGCCGATAATGCCACACCATCTGCCAACGGAGTCGCGATCGCAAACCTTGTCCGTCTTGCTCTTCTAACCGACGATCTCCATTGTTTAGACTTAGCCGAACAAGCATTAAATGCTTTCAGGAGTGTGATGAATCGTGCTCCCCAAGCTTGTCCCAGTTTGTTTACTGCCCTAGACTGGTATCGGAATTGTACATTAATCCGCACATCAGAAGAACAAATTAAATCTCTTGTACCAACCTATTTACCCAGTGCAGTATTTGTCTCAACATCAAAACTACCACACGGAAGCGTTGGATTAGTCTGCCAAGGGTTAAAGTGTTTACCAGCACCAGAGAATGTAGAGCAATTTTTGCAGCAATTGCAAAAGAGTTTAACGAGGGTTAGTAATCAGTGA
- a CDS encoding molybdenum cofactor guanylyltransferase, whose product MTLSAIVLAGGMSSRMGQDKALIPIQGVPLLQLVCQIAESCADTVYVVTPWQERYQHLLPPKSKFIQEVPLSESLPHGPLVGFAQGLVQVQTPWVLLLACDLPKLQVEVLQVWVAELKNVEEDAIAALVCHAKGWEPLCGFYRAGCLPSLMEYINEGGRSFQGWLKQHHVFTLSLPNSEMLFNCNTPQDLDFSDQ is encoded by the coding sequence ATGACCTTAAGTGCAATTGTGTTAGCAGGGGGGATGAGTTCCCGTATGGGACAAGATAAAGCTTTGATTCCAATTCAAGGTGTACCCCTCCTGCAATTAGTTTGTCAAATAGCGGAAAGTTGTGCTGATACTGTTTATGTGGTGACCCCTTGGCAAGAACGCTATCAACACTTACTTCCTCCCAAAAGCAAGTTTATTCAGGAAGTGCCTTTAAGCGAATCTCTACCTCATGGACCGCTTGTTGGCTTTGCTCAAGGATTAGTGCAAGTGCAAACGCCTTGGGTATTGCTACTCGCCTGCGATTTACCTAAGTTGCAGGTTGAAGTGTTGCAAGTGTGGGTGGCTGAACTAAAAAACGTTGAAGAAGATGCGATCGCAGCATTGGTCTGCCATGCTAAGGGCTGGGAACCATTGTGCGGTTTTTATCGCGCTGGGTGTTTACCAAGTTTGATGGAATATATCAATGAAGGTGGGCGATCGTTCCAAGGGTGGTTGAAACAGCATCACGTATTTACTTTGTCATTACCAAATTCAGAAATGCTTTTTAACTGTAATACTCCACAGGATCTTGATTTCAGTGACCAGTGA